Part of the Sphingobacterium sp. LZ7M1 genome, TAGCTTATCTATTGATTTATGGCGAGCTACCGACAAAAGACGTATTAGAGAAATTCCGTTCCGATATCAGGGCGCAGATGATGATCCACGAGGATATGAAAAACTTCTTCGCAGGTTTCCCATCGAAGTCTCATCCAATGGGTCAATTATCTTGTTTAGTAGGTGCATTGTCATCTTTCTATCCAGAGTCCCTAAACCCTAACCAAACGGAAGAGGAAGAAAATAAAACGATCATCAACCTTTTGGCTAAGATGCCTACGATCGTTTCATGGATCCAAAAGAAATCATTAGGTCATCCGGTGGTTTACCCTAAGAATAACTTCGGTTATATCGAGAACTTCCTGAACATGATCTTTGGTGAAGTAAACCAAGACAAAACATTCGATCCTTTGGTAATCGATGCGATGCATAAATTATTGATCTTACATGCTGACCACGAACAGAACTGTTCTACATCAACGGTAAGAATGGTTGGATCATCCAATGCGAACATGTACGCTTCTATCTCTGCCGGTATCAATGCCCTATGGGGTCCATTGCATGGCGGTGCTAATCAAGCAGTAATTGAAATGCTTGAGGCTATCAAAGAAGATGGCGGGGATGCCGATAAATATTTAGCAAAAGCGAAAGACAAGAACGATCCTTTCCGTTTGATGGGATTCGGTCACCGTGTGTACAAAAACTTCGACCCACGTGCGAAGATCATCAAGAAAGCTTGTGACGATGTATTGGAAAAATTAGGTGTTCAAGATCCTGTATTGGATATCGCAAAGCGTCTTGAAGAAGCTGCCCTGAATGACCAATTTTTCATTGACCGTAAATTATATCCAAACGTTGACTTCTATTCTGGTATCATCTACCGTGCATTAGGATTTAACTCGGATATGTTCACTGTATTGTTCGCTTTAGGCCGTCTACCAGGATGGATCGCGCAATGGAAAGAAATGCGTGATAACAAAGAACCTATCGGACGTCCAAGACAAGTATACATTGGCGAGAACCTTCGTCCATATGTAGAGATCTCAGACAGAAAATAAGAAGAAGAAATTCATAATAAAAAGCCCAACCATCGAAAAGACGGTTGGGCTTTTATATTGAATGTCAATAAATTTCTACAGCAATTAAAAAGGCTCCAGAATTGGAGCCTTTAATATTTTATATAAATCTTTGGATTATTGTCTGATTGAAATACGCTTAACGATTGTTTCTGAGCCCCCAGACACTCTTACGAAGTAAAAACCTTCGGAAAGTTTCTGTTGGGTATCAAAACTTAAGTTCTGCATCCCTGCATCTAAACTACCATTGTGTAGACTTAAGACTTCATTTCCAAGGGCATCCATTACTTTTATCGTAATATTATTTACCTTTGCGAGCTTAAAAGTTACAGAGATTTGTTCTGAGATAGGGTTGTAGAAGACTTTAACATTATTGATAAGCTTGTCATTGTCTTCTTCTTTCGCCTTAATCAAATCAAATGAAGAAGGTTCAAGTGTTGAAAAACTGGAATAATGTGGGGTTGAAACTTCTGAATTAGAAGCCTGCGCAGTGCCTCCTAAGCCGACTAATAGGCATAGGGAACAGATAGCAAGGTGTGATATTTTTCTAAATTCTAATTTCATGTTTCAATATGGATACTCGATAAAGGTTATGGTTTAATCAAATGTAAACAATAATTCGAGAAATCCTAATACAAAAGTAATTAATTTTAGCTTTTTTTCTGGAGTTTTTTATGGCCTTTAACAATTTTTAACAAGAAAATACGTTGTCGCATTAAAAGTTGTAATTTCGCCTCTAATTTTAGACAAGATATCAAACATAATTAAATATATGTCAGGAGATCATAAACAAAACCTACAGCGCCTAAGCTGGACAGGTTTATTAATCAGTCTAGGTATCATTTTCGGTGATATCGGTACTTCTCCCCTCTACGTTTTCAAAGCAATTTTTAACAAAGGTGAAATTCAAGAAATCATGATCTATGGCGGTCTATCGTGTATTTTTTGGACCCTTACCTTGCAGACCACCGTTAAATATGTCATCATTACCTTAAATGCGGACAACAAAGGTGAAGGCGGGATCCTATCCCTCTATTCCTTGGTCCGAAAGAAAGCGAAATGGTTGATCATTCCGGCCATCATCGGGGGTAGTACCCTGTTGGCCGACGGGATGATCACTCCTGCGATCACGATCTCATCAGCTGTTGAAGGATTAGCTATCAAAACCCCAGGTTTTCCGACCATACCAGTCGTTGTTCTCATCATTTCCCTGCTATTTATCATCCAACGTTTCGGAACGAATATCGTAGGTCGGGTCTTTGGACCATTAATGTTCATTTGGTTCACCACAATTGGGGTTTTAGGATTTTCATACTTAGGACATAATCCAGAAATCTGGAAAGCTATCAATCCATATTATGCCTATCAATTATTGGCCAACTATCCCAATGCTTGGTTCATCATAGGTGCAATTTTCCTATGTACCACGGGAGCTGAAGCGCTTTATTCAGATATGGGTCACTGTGGAAAATCAAATATCCGTATCAGTTGGATCTATGTGAAACTGATGTTGATATTCAACTATTTCGGTCAAGGAGCTTGGTTATTGGAGCATGTTGGAACCCAGATCGGTGAGGTCAATCCTTTCTATGCGATCATGCCAGATTGGTTCATTATATGGGGAGTAACCATTGCAACCATAGCGGCTGTAATTGCCAGTCAAGCCATGATTTCAGGATCTTTTACCTTGATTGCTGAGGCTGTACGACTAAATATTTGGCCTAAGGTTGCTATCCGATATCCAAGTGACCATAAAGGTCAGATCTATGTGCCTTCGGTAAACCTGATCCTATATCTGGGCTGTATGCTGATCATCCTGATCTTCAGGGAATCCAGCAATATGGAGGCAGCCTACGGTCTTGCCATTAACCTGACCTTCATCATGACGACCATCCTGATGACCGTATTCATGATCAGAAAACGCATCAACCCAATCCTGATTGGCTTATTCGCATCGGTTTACACTGTCATCGAACTAGCCTTTTTAGTGGGTAATATCAGTAAAATTGCACATGGTGGTTGGTTGACCCTATTGCTTGCATTAACCTTGTTCATAGTGATGTACAGCTGGTATGGTGCAAGGAAGATCAAGAACAGATTTGTCAAATTCGTCAATATCCAAGACTACTACCCTATCCTATCTGAACTTAGTGAGGACAAAACGGTCCCTCAGTTTTCATCTCACCTGGTTTATTTGACCAGTGCAAATAACCTAACGGAGGTAGAGGCTAAGATCACCTACTCAATCATCAACAAGAAGCCCAAACGTGCCGATGTGTATTGGTTGGTTCACGTTGATGTAATGGACAACCCACATACAAGGGAATATAAAGTCACCCAATTGATCCCTGGTAAGCTTATCCGGATAGACTTTCATTTAGGTTTCCGTGAGGAGCAGAAGATCAGTTTATTGTTCCGTAAGGTTGTGGAAGATATGGTAAACAAGGGTGAGATAGATATCACAAGTAATTACGAAACCTTGAAGAAACATAATATTCCAGGTGATTTCAACTTCGTAGTATTGGAAAAAGTGATTTCTAAGACCCACTTCTTGAAATGGAATGAAAAGATAATCCTTGAGATCTATAAGATCCTGAAGAAATTCAGTCTTTCCGAGGAGAAAGGATTTGGACTCGACAGTAGCTTCGTAACATTGGAGCGGGTGCCACTGACCATTCCAAACACGGGAGAAGTAAAACTTACTAGATTATAAAAAAAGGCTGCCAATGATTGGCAGCCTTTTCTAATGCTTTTTATCTCGATCTATTTTGTGTCGATATTTCTCAACTTGGAGTTTCTATAGCCATAACCAAAATATATCGCTAAACCACCCAGTAACCACAGGATAAAGATAATCCAGTTACTCGCCCCTAATTCAGACATCAGGTAAAGGTTTACCAAGATTCCAATGACCGGCAGTAATGAAAAGTTATATTTAAAACTCAACACACTCAACACCAACCAAGCCAACCAAAATACGATCACTAAAGATTTATGCAAAAGAATCGCTGAGGACCCCATACTCATCCAATCTGAAATGGACTCTCCACTAAACTTAACAGCGAGTATCAAGCCAATAATTAACCCAATACCTACGATGTATTTCCCATTGACATATGGCACTCTAAACTTAGAACGTTTGGATAAGCCGGAATGATCCATATACAACACCCCGCAACACACTAGGATAAATGCGAAGAAAGTACCTACAGAGGTCAGATCGACAAAGAAATCCATCTTGAAGAACAATGCTGGGACAGCCACCACGATACCTGTCACGATCGTTGCAAAAGAAGGCGTTTTATATTTTGGGTGAATAGTTGCAAACTTCTTCCATAACAACCCGTCCCTACTCATGGTCATCCAGATCCTTGGTTGAGCCAATTGGAACACAAGCAAAGCACTCGTAATCGCAATTACGGAAGTAACCGAAATAATCCCGGCCATATGATCGAAGCCTACGTATTCGAATACATATGCCAATGGATCCTTCACATTCAACTCCTTATAATTCACCATTCCTGTCAATACAAGTGTGATCGCCACGTAAAGCACCGCACAGATCAACAAACAATAGATCATCGCTTTTGGAAGGTCCCTTTGGGGGTTCTTGCACTCCTCTGCTGTTGTTGAAATGGAGTCAAAACCGATAAAAGCAAAGAATACTGCTGCTACCCCACTCATTACACCTCCTAAACCATTCGGGGCAAATGGAGTCCAGTTCTCCGGTTTAACAAAGAAAATACCGCCGATAATCACCGCGAGGATAATCCCGATCTTGATCAGCACCATGATATTACTGGCTTTCCGGGATTCTTTAATACCGATATACACCAGCCAGGTCACCAGGAAAGTGATCAATCCAGCAGGCATGTCAAATATAATCGGGATATCCAAGATCCTTGGCGCAGTGTCATAGGCCTGCAGAGCAACCTTATCGATTTTCTCCAAATTCTCTATCCCTACTTCCAGGAACTTCTGATGCGCATCTAGGGCATAACCTGGCGCCATGGTCATCCATTTGGGGAGATGTATCCCAAAGCCTTCCAGCATGGACACAAAATACTGCGACCATGATATGGCCACTACCATATTGGATACGGCATATTCGAGCACCAGGGCCCAGCCAATTATCCAAGCAAACAATTCACCAAATGCCACATAAGCATAGGTATATGCACTACCGGAAACCGGTACGGTACTCGCAAACTGAGCATAGGAAAGAGCAGTAAACACACAGGCAAAAGCCACAAAAACGAAGAGCAGCGAAACAGCCGGTCCTCCATTGTAGCTAGCCAAACCTATGGTACTGAAAATACCAGCCCCTACGATGGCTGCAATACCAAGGGAAACTAAATCTCGAACTCCTAAAATTTTTGCTAATCCAGAACCACCATGTTCAGCGTCTGAAAGAATTTGATCTACGCTTTTCTTTCGGAAAAGTCTATTAGCCATATTAAGTTAATTTATTGGACAAGTAACAAAAGTGAAAAAAATTATGACAAATACGTCAAGTTATCCTGAATATATGTGTAGATATCCTTGAAGTCCTTCATATCTTCATGGCAATAATCGACCAAGACCTCGGTCAATCCTTCATGTATTCCCTTTGGGGTCTCAAAGGTCCAGATACGTTTTGAAATATTGATCAGTGGCTTTGAAATCTGATCAAGATCTTTATAATCAAAAATATACTTCCATGCTAGGAATTTATCATAAAAGGCAACAAACCCATCAATATCTTCAACACCGATGGTTTTCAAATAACTTTTCATAATTGGTTTGTGAACATTTTCCAGGTGTTCATATAATCTCGAAACATTGACAAGCTGATGCTTGATCAACAGATGGTCTAGCATCAATTCTACTGCGATATGCGCCATGAAAGTCCCACGGATCGGCGTACCTTCCAATACAGGGTCCAGCTTACGTCTCAGGTGATGGCAATGGTTCAAAAAGAACTCACTGCTATGGAATAACTTGTCCACCTCCACATGCCGATACCAACCTTCGGATATTTCCATGGTCAGGGGATGGGCAAAAAGCTGTTCCTCGAATTTTTGGGGATGAAAGATATAGGACTTATCTACATTCTTCAACAAGTCAGGCAACAAAGAGCCAAGAACACGCTCAGGGATAGTTGCAAACCTTTCAAAATAGAAATGTGAGAGAAAATTCATCCGCTATATCAAACAATAATTATCTGAAAGATACAGTTTAATCTCGTATCTTTGCAACTTAAATAAAAATCTTAAGGGTATATTATGAACTTTGTAGAAGAACTACGCTGGAGAGGCATGCTTCAAGACATCATGCCAGGAACAGAAGAATTGTTAAACAAAGAACAAGTAGCGGGATATATCGGCTTCGACCCGACAGGCGATTCTCTACATGTTGGTCATTTAACTCAAATCATGACCCTGATCCACTTTCAACACGCAGGCCACAAACCTGTTGCCCTTGTTGGAGGTGCTACAGGTATGATCGGAGACCCTTCATTCAAATCAGCTGAACGTAATCTTCTTGATGAAGCTACGTTAGCTCACAATGTTGCATCCCTGAAACATCAATTGACCAAATTCTTAACATTTGGCGAAGGTGAAACAGATGCAAAAATGGTGAACAACTTCGATTGGTTCAAGGACTTCAGTTTCTTGGATTTCATCCGTGACGTTGGTAAGCTGATTACCGTGAATTATATGATGGCCAAAGATTCTGTAAAGAAACGTTTGGAAGGCGAAAACGGCCTTTCCTTCACTGAGTTCTCCTATCAATTAATTCAAGGTTATGACTTCTATTATCTTTGGAAAAACCAGAACTGCAAAATCCAAATGGGTGGTTCTGACCAATGGGGCAACATCGTTACAGGAAGTGAAATCGTTCGCAGATTAGAACAAGGGACTGTTTTCGGATTAACTACGCAATTGATCAAAAAGTCTGACGGACAGAAGTTCGGTAAGACAGAATCAGGGGCAGTATGGTTGGACGCTAAGAAAACCTCTCCTTATAAATATTATCAATTCTGGTTGAATGCTTCTGATGATGACGCTAAAAACTGGATCAAGATCTTCACCTTGAAAACCAAGGAAGAAATTGATGCCATTATCGCTGAACATGATGCAGCACCACACTTGAGAATTGTTCAAAAGGCATTAGCTAAGGACATCACAACACGTACGCACTCTGAACTAGACTACGAAACAGCGGTTAAGACTTCGGAATTCCTTTTTGGAAACGGAGACCTTTCTTTCCTAGCTAACTTAGACCATGATGCCGTACTTGAGGTATTCGATGGTGTTCCTCAATCCAACTTGGAAAGGGCAAAATTAGCCGAAGGCATCAACATCTTGGATCTACTGGTTGAAACACAGGTTTTCCCTTCCAAGGGTGAGGCTAGAAAAATGTTGCAAGGTGGTGGAGTTTCCTTGAACCGCGAGAAATTAACAGACATTGAATTGCTAGTAAACACCAGCAACCTAATCAATGACAAATACTTAATTGCTCAACGTGGTAAGAAAAACTACTACTTGATCACTGTAGCATAAAGATCAAGCTATATCAAAAAGAAAGCCCGTAATCGACTTGATTATGGGCTTTCTTTTTGACCTCCAATCCGATTAGAGTTCCAATATTTTATATTTTATTTCCCTTTTTTCCGCATTTTCCTGTTGATCGGAGTACAATACGATCGAAAAAACGGCGCGATCTTTTCCATCTAAATTTATTTCAATATTATCATATTTACGGTCGGTGGAGCTGATTTCAAACTTAAAATCTTCCTTTGAGGAGTATTCATTCAATCCGAAGACTCTATCCTCCATATCATGGGTCACTTTTGAATTCAGGTATTGAAAGTCCAATTTAAGTTTAGAATCTGACACCAGGTTTACCAGCCTAACTTTCATCTTACCAGTTTCAGGCTTAATCACATCATCCTCTGTTACAAGCGGTTCCCTTTTGTTAGTACCATAAAAAAAGTATGAGTAAATTTTTGGACTCTGAAAAACTTTCTCTGTGGCATACAAAACATCTCCCTTTATTGTTTTCAGCTCCAACGATCTTTTTCCTGGAAATAAAGTACGGTGGTTAAGGTATCCTCCTGTGCTAAAATTCTCGTCGTCCTTATTGATTAATTTCCCATCGATCAAAAGCTGTAGGTTACTTGTTCCTTCGATGGCATTGAAAGCAGCAATACCTGAAAAACTATCGCTGTCCAGATTTTCTGGCCCAACGCCATCATCCTTGGCACAACCTTGCATAAAAATCGTAAAACAAAGCGCTAATACAGGCAGCAAATATTTATTTCTTGGAAACATACTTCAAAATTCTTTATATTCAAAGATACAACGAATTTGGAGAGCTTATTGCTACAGCTCCATGAATTCAAATCAATGAACTATTTATGCATTAGCTTTGTCGATTTCAATTGTTTTTAACATGACATGATACCATGTTGTGTTATGACCTACACAATGGAATCCTAAAAGTTTTTTTTAAGTTTGTACTAACGTAAATCACGTCATAATTAATGGCTAAATTAAATACATTTAAAAACGGTAGTGGTAGCACTGGGACTAAGAAGACGAAGAACACTACTATTTCCTATCAAAAAAGAGCAAAAACCAAGTCTTTTGACCAATTCAACTTTTCGGAAGGTCAGAGAAAGGCTCTAAAAATATTAGGCTTATTTCTTCTTTTGCTCGCTGGTCTATTCACCGTTGCATTTGTTTCCTATTTGTTCACTTGGCAATCTGACCAAAGCTACATCGCCCAAAGCAATGGCGGATGGAGCACTTTGATGCAAACTACCGAAGAAATCCATGATGAAACCATTGAAACACCAATCGTTCAGAATAAACTCGGAAAGTTCGGAGCCCTATTAGCCAATCAATTTATCTATGAGTGGTTTGGCGTCGCTTCCTTTCTATTTATTTTGGTCTTATTTGTTATCGGTTACAAGTTCCTTTACAAAAGATCGATCCTTCCTGTTTGGAAAACCGTGATCTACTCCCTTGTAGCTATTATCCTCTTGTCAATTACCCTTGGTTTCGCCCAAGATTTTATATCCAATACACCCCATATCCTTGAAGGTAAATTTGGTTTCTGGACCAACCAGATCCTAAAAAATCAAATCGGAACCGTAGGGACAGGCGGCTTGCTCGTATTTATTTTCTTGACAGCCTTGGTATTGCTGTACAACTACGACTTAAGATTCTCATTCCAGTCCTCCAAAAAACAATTGGAAGACGAGGATGAAGAATTTGAAGAAGATGATCAAAATTATACCACGGTCAACAATAAGATCAAGGCCAATACACAGCAAAACATCGCTACGGATACCTATGCTGTACCTGATGAGGAAGAAGAAGAAATTGGCAGTGTAGATTTCACGTCCAACAAAGAAGAGGACAATTCGGTATCTCTTCCATTGAATGTGAATGCTATCAAGCCCAACACAAACTTTGTTGAGAACCAGGAAAAAGAAATCGAGCTCAGCATTGATCCCCCTCCTGCTCCAGTAAAGAAATCTGAAGAGGTTGCAGAACCTGCTCTTACTGTGGAAAGAGTCATTGAAGAAAAACCGATTTCAGCCAATGACTTAGTGGAGAAATTTGGTGAATATGATCCTAAACTCGACCTTTCAGGATACCAATACCCCGGTTTAGATCTATTGAAAGATTATGGCTCCGGTAAAATCACGATCAACCAACAGGAGCTTGAAGCCAACAAAAACAGAATTGTTGAAACGCTTAGGAACTACAGCATTGAAATCGAACATATCAAAGCGACCATCGGACCAACGGTGACCTTATATGAAATCATCCCAAAACCGGGCGTTCGTATTTCTAAAATCAAGAATTTGGAGGATGATATTGCCCTTAGTTTAG contains:
- a CDS encoding citrate synthase produces the protein MSETASINLNGSTYEMPVITGTENEKALDISKLRDSSGYITLDPGFKNTGSTKSAITFLDGEKGILRYRGYAIEDLAEKSTFLEVAYLLIYGELPTKDVLEKFRSDIRAQMMIHEDMKNFFAGFPSKSHPMGQLSCLVGALSSFYPESLNPNQTEEEENKTIINLLAKMPTIVSWIQKKSLGHPVVYPKNNFGYIENFLNMIFGEVNQDKTFDPLVIDAMHKLLILHADHEQNCSTSTVRMVGSSNANMYASISAGINALWGPLHGGANQAVIEMLEAIKEDGGDADKYLAKAKDKNDPFRLMGFGHRVYKNFDPRAKIIKKACDDVLEKLGVQDPVLDIAKRLEEAALNDQFFIDRKLYPNVDFYSGIIYRALGFNSDMFTVLFALGRLPGWIAQWKEMRDNKEPIGRPRQVYIGENLRPYVEISDRK
- a CDS encoding T9SS type A sorting domain-containing protein, with product MKLEFRKISHLAICSLCLLVGLGGTAQASNSEVSTPHYSSFSTLEPSSFDLIKAKEEDNDKLINNVKVFYNPISEQISVTFKLAKVNNITIKVMDALGNEVLSLHNGSLDAGMQNLSFDTQQKLSEGFYFVRVSGGSETIVKRISIRQ
- a CDS encoding KUP/HAK/KT family potassium transporter, whose protein sequence is MSGDHKQNLQRLSWTGLLISLGIIFGDIGTSPLYVFKAIFNKGEIQEIMIYGGLSCIFWTLTLQTTVKYVIITLNADNKGEGGILSLYSLVRKKAKWLIIPAIIGGSTLLADGMITPAITISSAVEGLAIKTPGFPTIPVVVLIISLLFIIQRFGTNIVGRVFGPLMFIWFTTIGVLGFSYLGHNPEIWKAINPYYAYQLLANYPNAWFIIGAIFLCTTGAEALYSDMGHCGKSNIRISWIYVKLMLIFNYFGQGAWLLEHVGTQIGEVNPFYAIMPDWFIIWGVTIATIAAVIASQAMISGSFTLIAEAVRLNIWPKVAIRYPSDHKGQIYVPSVNLILYLGCMLIILIFRESSNMEAAYGLAINLTFIMTTILMTVFMIRKRINPILIGLFASVYTVIELAFLVGNISKIAHGGWLTLLLALTLFIVMYSWYGARKIKNRFVKFVNIQDYYPILSELSEDKTVPQFSSHLVYLTSANNLTEVEAKITYSIINKKPKRADVYWLVHVDVMDNPHTREYKVTQLIPGKLIRIDFHLGFREEQKISLLFRKVVEDMVNKGEIDITSNYETLKKHNIPGDFNFVVLEKVISKTHFLKWNEKIILEIYKILKKFSLSEEKGFGLDSSFVTLERVPLTIPNTGEVKLTRL
- a CDS encoding amino acid permease — encoded protein: MANRLFRKKSVDQILSDAEHGGSGLAKILGVRDLVSLGIAAIVGAGIFSTIGLASYNGGPAVSLLFVFVAFACVFTALSYAQFASTVPVSGSAYTYAYVAFGELFAWIIGWALVLEYAVSNMVVAISWSQYFVSMLEGFGIHLPKWMTMAPGYALDAHQKFLEVGIENLEKIDKVALQAYDTAPRILDIPIIFDMPAGLITFLVTWLVYIGIKESRKASNIMVLIKIGIILAVIIGGIFFVKPENWTPFAPNGLGGVMSGVAAVFFAFIGFDSISTTAEECKNPQRDLPKAMIYCLLICAVLYVAITLVLTGMVNYKELNVKDPLAYVFEYVGFDHMAGIISVTSVIAITSALLVFQLAQPRIWMTMSRDGLLWKKFATIHPKYKTPSFATIVTGIVVAVPALFFKMDFFVDLTSVGTFFAFILVCCGVLYMDHSGLSKRSKFRVPYVNGKYIVGIGLIIGLILAVKFSGESISDWMSMGSSAILLHKSLVIVFWLAWLVLSVLSFKYNFSLLPVIGILVNLYLMSELGASNWIIFILWLLGGLAIYFGYGYRNSKLRNIDTK
- the tyrS gene encoding tyrosine--tRNA ligase, which produces MNFVEELRWRGMLQDIMPGTEELLNKEQVAGYIGFDPTGDSLHVGHLTQIMTLIHFQHAGHKPVALVGGATGMIGDPSFKSAERNLLDEATLAHNVASLKHQLTKFLTFGEGETDAKMVNNFDWFKDFSFLDFIRDVGKLITVNYMMAKDSVKKRLEGENGLSFTEFSYQLIQGYDFYYLWKNQNCKIQMGGSDQWGNIVTGSEIVRRLEQGTVFGLTTQLIKKSDGQKFGKTESGAVWLDAKKTSPYKYYQFWLNASDDDAKNWIKIFTLKTKEEIDAIIAEHDAAPHLRIVQKALAKDITTRTHSELDYETAVKTSEFLFGNGDLSFLANLDHDAVLEVFDGVPQSNLERAKLAEGINILDLLVETQVFPSKGEARKMLQGGGVSLNREKLTDIELLVNTSNLINDKYLIAQRGKKNYYLITVA
- a CDS encoding DUF4397 domain-containing protein, whose amino-acid sequence is MFPRNKYLLPVLALCFTIFMQGCAKDDGVGPENLDSDSFSGIAAFNAIEGTSNLQLLIDGKLINKDDENFSTGGYLNHRTLFPGKRSLELKTIKGDVLYATEKVFQSPKIYSYFFYGTNKREPLVTEDDVIKPETGKMKVRLVNLVSDSKLKLDFQYLNSKVTHDMEDRVFGLNEYSSKEDFKFEISSTDRKYDNIEINLDGKDRAVFSIVLYSDQQENAEKREIKYKILEL
- a CDS encoding DNA translocase FtsK; this translates as MAKLNTFKNGSGSTGTKKTKNTTISYQKRAKTKSFDQFNFSEGQRKALKILGLFLLLLAGLFTVAFVSYLFTWQSDQSYIAQSNGGWSTLMQTTEEIHDETIETPIVQNKLGKFGALLANQFIYEWFGVASFLFILVLFVIGYKFLYKRSILPVWKTVIYSLVAIILLSITLGFAQDFISNTPHILEGKFGFWTNQILKNQIGTVGTGGLLVFIFLTALVLLYNYDLRFSFQSSKKQLEDEDEEFEEDDQNYTTVNNKIKANTQQNIATDTYAVPDEEEEEIGSVDFTSNKEEDNSVSLPLNVNAIKPNTNFVENQEKEIELSIDPPPAPVKKSEEVAEPALTVERVIEEKPISANDLVEKFGEYDPKLDLSGYQYPGLDLLKDYGSGKITINQQELEANKNRIVETLRNYSIEIEHIKATIGPTVTLYEIIPKPGVRISKIKNLEDDIALSLAALGIRIIAPMPGKGTIGIEVPSSTPEMVSMRSILTTEKFQKSDMDLPIALGKTISNEVYIADLAKMPHLLVAGATGQGKSVGINAILTSLLYKKHPAELKFVLVDPKKVELSLFKKIERHFLAKLPNEDEPIITDTKKVINTLNSLCIEMDQRYDLLKNAQVRNLKEYNAKFINRRLNPEEGHRFLPFIVLIIDEFADLIMTAGKEVETPIARLAQLARAVGIHLVIATQRPSVNIITGTIKANFPARLAFRVLSKTDSRTILDSGGADQLIGRGDMLLATGSDLIRIQCAFVDTPEVDQISDFIGSQRGYPSAHLLPEYIDENGEGSGLADFDMSDRDQLFEEAARLIVMHQQGSTSLIQRKLKLGYNRAGRIIDQLEAAGIVGPFEGSKAREVLYPDEYSLEQYLETLRKD